One stretch of Pomacea canaliculata isolate SZHN2017 linkage group LG11, ASM307304v1, whole genome shotgun sequence DNA includes these proteins:
- the LOC112574849 gene encoding ficolin-1-like: MLTYGLIGTRMRVDLVAEFGKRRWAQYDYFYVSGPEYGYKLAVGYYSGNAGDGLKASYDGTFQTYDRKKDDCVTLYVGAWWYPRGCRFQAGLNNPFTDQMVWSDSGFVKFSEMKMKPWS; this comes from the exons ATGTTAACCTATGGACTAATTGGAACGCGCATGAGAGTGGACCTGGTGGCTGAGTTCGGGAAACGTCGTTGGGCGCAGTACGACTATTTCTATGTGTCCGGTCCTGAGTATGGCTACAAACTTGCCGTGGGCTACTACTCGGGTAACGCAG gagatGGGTTGAAAGCTAGTTACGATGGCACGTTTCAAACCTATGACCGAAAGAAGGACGACTGTGTCACATTATATGTTGGCGCCTGGTGGTACCCGCGTGGCTGTAGATTCCAGGCTGGCCTCAACAACCCTTTTACAGATCAAATGGTTTGGTCTGACAGCGGCTTCGTGAAGTTCTcggagatgaagatgaagccATGGTCCTAA